In one window of Solanum pennellii chromosome 2, SPENNV200 DNA:
- the LOC107010718 gene encoding cytochrome P450 85A3: protein MAILLIIFVVFFGFCILSTTLFRWIDIVYNKKNLPPGTMGWPIFGETREFLNQGPNFMKNQRARYGNFFKSHILGCPTVVSMDAELNVYILNNEAKGLIPGYPQSMLDILGKCNIAAVHGAAHKYTRGALLSLINPTMIKDHILPKIDKFMRSHLSGWDNCNVIDIQQKTKEMAFFSSLDQIGGFATSSSIAQEFRAGFLNLALGTISLPINFPTTNYYRGLQGRKNIVKLLRKIIEDRRGSKKIHQDMLGLMMNEEAKNRYTLSDEELIDQIITIMYSGFETVSTTSMMAVKYLHDHPKALEEIRKEHLAIREKKLSLEDPIDYNDFKAMRFTRAVIYETLRLATIVNGVLRKTTQDMELNGYMIPKGWRIYVYTRELNYDPLIYPDPYTFNPWRWLENNLDHQSSFLMFGGGTRLCPGKELGVAEISTFLHYFVTRYRWEEVGGNKLMKFPRVEALNGLWIKVSAY, encoded by the exons ATGGCCattttgttgataatttttgttgtgttttttgGATTTTGCATTTTGAGTACTACTCTATTTAGATGGATTGACATTGTGTACAACAAGAAAAATTTGCCTCCTGGAACTATGGGTTGGCCAATTTTTGGTGAGACTAGGGAATTTCTAAATCAAGgtccaaatttcatgaaaaatcaaagagccag GTATGGGAATTTCTTcaaatcccacatacttggttGCCCTACTGTTGTTTCAATGGATGCAGAGTTGAATGTATATATTCTGAATAATGAAGCAAAGGGACTTATCCCAGGCTACCCACAGTCCATGTTAGACATTTTAGGGAAATGCAATATTGCTGCTGTGCATGGTGCTGCTCACAAGTACACTAGAGGAGCACTTTTATCTCTAATAAATCCCACAATGATCAAAGACCATATTTTGCCcaaaattgataaattcatgAGATCACATTTGAGTGGTTGGGATAATTGCAATGTCATTGATATTCAACAAAAGACCAAAGAG ATGGCATTTTTCTCATCATTGGACCAAATTGGTGGGTTTGCAACAAGCTCATCAATAGCTCAAGAATTCAGGGCTGGATTCTTGAATCTTGCACTTGGAACTATTTCATTGCCTATCAACTTTCCCACCACAAACTATTATCGCGGATTACAG GGGCGGAAAAACATTGTCAAACTATTGAGGAAAATAATAGAAGATAGAAGAGGTAGCAAGAAAATTCATCAAGACATGCTTGGTTTGATGATGAATGAAGAAGCAAAAAATAGATACACATTAAGTGATGAAGAGCTAATTGAtcaaattataacaataatgTATTCTGGATTTGAAACTGTCTCCACTACTTCTATGATGGCTGTCAAGTATCTTCATGATCATCCAAAAGCACTTGAAGAAATTAGA AAAGAACATTTGGCAATCAGGGAAAAGAAATTGAGTCTGGAGGATCCAATTGATTACAATGATTTTAAGGCTATGAGATTTACAAGGGCT GTGATATATGAGACATTAAGGTTGGCAACAATTGTAAATGGTGTTCTTAGGAAAACCACACAAGATATGGAATTAAATG GATACATGATTCCCAAAGGATGGAGGATATATGTGTACACAAGAGAGCTTAACTATGATCCATTGATTTATCCTGACCCGTATACCTTTAACCCATGGAGATGGCTG GAAAATAACTTGGACCACCAAAGCTCTTTCTTGATGTTTGGAGGAGGTACAAGGCTTTGTCCTGGAAAGGAACTAGGTGTGGCAGAAATTTCAACATTTCTTCATTACTTCGTTACAAGATACAG GTGGGAAGAGGTTGGAGGAAATAAGCTGATGAAATTTCCTAGAGTTGAAGCACTAAATGGCCTATGGATTAAGGTTTCAGCTTACTAA
- the LOC107009632 gene encoding probable UDP-arabinopyranose mutase 1: MASAALKDELDIVIPTIRNLDFLEMWRPFFEQYHLIIVQDGDPSKTIKVPDGFDYELYNRNDINKILGPRSSCISFKDSACRCFGYMVSKKKYIYTIDDDCFVAKDPSGQDINALEQHIKNLLCPSTPNFFNTLYDPFREGADYVRGYPFSLREGVPTAVSHGLWLNIPDYDAPTQLVKPLERNTRYVDMVLTIPKGTLFPMCGMNLAFDRELIGPAMYFGLMGDGQPIGRYDDMWAGWCCKVICDHLGLGIKTGLPYIYHSKASNPFVNLKKEYLGIFWQEEIIPFFQSHIFSKDCTTVQKCYVELSKQVKEKLGKVDPYFVKLADAMVTWIEAWDMLNPPNKDSANASTK; this comes from the exons ATGGCTTCTGCTGCTTTGAAAGATGAATTAGATATTGTGATACCAACAATTAGAAACTTGGATTTTTTGGAAATGTGGAGACCTTTTTTTGAACAATACCATCTTATCATTGTTCAAGATGGTGATCCTTCAAAGACCATTAAGGTCCCTGATGGTTTTGATTATGAACTTTACAATCGCAATGATATTAACAAGATCTTGGGTCCTAGATCCTCTTGCATTTCCTTTAAGGACTCGGCTTGTCGTTGCTTTGGTTACATGGTTTCTAAGAAGAAGTATATTTACACCATTGATGATGATTGCTTT GTTGCAAAGGACCCAAGTGGTCAAGACATCAATGCATTGGAGCAACACATAAAGAACCTTTTGTGTCCATCTACTCCCAATTTCTTCAACACACTTTACGATCCATTTAGGGAAGGTGCTGATTATGTGCGTGGATACCCTTTCAGCCTCCGAGAGGGCGTCCCAACCGCCGTCTCCCATGGCCTCTGGCTCAACATCCCTGATTATGATGCACCTACACAACTCGTCAAGCCTCTTGAGAGGAATACTAG GTACGTTGATATGGTGTTGACAATCCCAAAGGGTACCCTATTCCCAATGTGTGGTATGAATCTTGCATTTGATCGTGAGCTCATAGGCCCAGCAATGTACTTTGGACTCATGGGAGATGGACAGCCCATTGGACGTTACGATGATATGTGGGCTGGTTGGTGCTGCAAG GTAATTTGTGATCACTTGGGATTGGGAATCAAGACTGGATTACCCTACATATATCACAGCAAGGCTAGCAATCCATTTGTGAATTTGAAGAAAGAGTACCTTGGTATTTTCTGGCAAGAAGAAATTATTCCTTTCTTCCAATCTCATATTTTCTCCAAAGATTGTACTACTGTCCAAAAATGCTACGTGGAACTGTCCAAACAGGTCAAAGAAAAACTCGGAAAAGTTGACCCTTATTTTGTTAAGCTTGCAGATGCGATGGTTACATGGATTGAAGCTTGGGACATGCTTAACCCCCCTAATAAAGATTCTGCTAATGCCTCTACAAAATGA